One window of the Ammospiza nelsoni isolate bAmmNel1 chromosome 17, bAmmNel1.pri, whole genome shotgun sequence genome contains the following:
- the NTHL1 gene encoding endonuclease III-like protein 1 yields MSAARPGLRRLRSAGGGAGSQLRGTPAVPRQSRRRKSVAIAYEAGQGEGAEPRWEPPRWREQLQRIRQMRSGRDAPVDEMGVHRCYDTSAPPEVRRYQVLLALMLSSQTKDQVTSAAMLRLRRRGLTVDSVLQMDEESLGHIIYPVGFWRNKVKYIKQTTAILKQKYGGDIPSTVEELVQLPGVGPKMAHLAMHIAWDSVAGIAVDTHVHRISNRLQWVKKETKSPEQTRVALEEWLPRDLWKEINWLLVGFGQQTCLPVSPRCSQCLNQDICPAAKRP; encoded by the exons ATgagcgcggcccggcccggcctgcGGCGGCTGCGCTCGGCCGGGGGCGGCGCGG GGAGCCAGCTCCGGGGCACGCCCGCGGTGccgaggcagagcaggaggaggaagagcgtGGCCATTGCCTATGAAGCAGGGCAGGGCGAGGGGGCCGAGCCGCGCTGGGAGCCGCCGCGCTGGCGGGAGCAGCTGCAGCGCATCCGCCAGATGAGGAGCGGCAGGGATGCTCCCGTGGATGAGATGGGAGTGCACAGGTGCTACGACACCAGCGCGCCTCCAGAG gtgAGGCGGTaccaggtgctgctggccctgATGCTGTCCAGCCAGACCAAGGACCAGGTGACGAGCGCTGCCATGCTGCGCCTGCGCCGGCGCGGCCTCACCGTGGACAGCGTGCTGCAGATGGATGAGGAGAGCCTGGGCCACATCATCTACCCCGTGGGCTTCTGGAGG AACAAGGTGAAGTACATCAAGCAGACCACGGCCATCCTGAAGCAGAAATACGGAGGGGACATCCCGAGCACTGTGGAGGAGCtggtgcagctgccaggagtTGGGCCCAAAATGGCCCATCTGGCCATGCACATTGCCTGGGACAGCGTGGCTGGGATAG ctgtggACACCCACGTGCACAGGATCTCCAACAGGCTCCAGTGGGTGAAGAAGGAGACCAAGAGCCCCGAGCAGACTCGGGTGGCACTGGAGGAGTGGCTGCCCAG GGACCTCTGGAAGGAGATCAACTGGCTCCTGGTGGGCTTTGGGCAGCAGACCTGCCTGCCTGTGAGCCCTCGCTGCAGCCAGTGCCTCAACCAAGACATCTGCCCTGCTGCCAAGAGACCCTGA